TCGATTTCATCGATGGTGAAATCGTCGTGCGGCGGGGAGCCGAGTCGCAAACACCGGCGGCGCGCGGCCTCGAGAACTGGTTACGCAAGCAAGCACGCGCCGAGATTGAGAAGCATCTCGCAATCACGACCACCCGCATTCGACAGAACTCGCAGCGACTATACATAATGGGGCAGCGTACCAAGTGGGGAAACTGCTCTCCAGAAAGGAATCTGTCGTTCAACTGGCGGTTGATCCTTGCGCCTGAGTTCGTCCTCCGCTATCTCGTTACGCATGAAGCGGTACACCTGGTCGTGCCGGACCACTCCTCGAAATTCTGGCTCACGGTACAGAGCCTGTGTCCTGAGACAGAGAAGGCAAAGCAGTGGTTGTGCAGGCATCAAGCACAGTTAACGGTCGACCTTGGAAGTGTTGTGAAACTAGCCACTGGGTTGAGTGGGAGGGCAAACGCCCGAGGTGCTATCGTATCCCGGGGACGCGGGCACCGGCGGATCAGCGCCAGGGCGTTAGAGGAATCGACAAGCGATCACGATTGGCGTAGAATGCCTCTATGAGCAAGGACACGGTGCTGGAGCGCGTCCTCAGTCGGACCTCCGACGCGAACATCCGGTTTGATGATCTGTGTCACTTGCTCAGGAGCCTTGGTTTTGAGATGCGCGTCCATAGCAGTCACCACATCTTCCGCAAGGGAGGAGTAGAGGAGAAGATCAATCTTCAGCGCGAGGGCAGTGAGGCGAAGCCATACCAAGTGCGTCAGGTGCGGGCCGTGATCCTGAAGTATGGGCTTGGAGGTCAGACGTCATGAACAAGTACGAGATAATCATCTATTGGAGTGAAGAAGATCAGGTATTCGTCGCAGACGTACCCGAGTTGCCTGGCTGTTCGGCGCACGGCGCAACGCACGAGGCCGCACTGACCAATGCTCAAGAGGCCATCCGCCTCTGGATCGATACGGCGCGAGAATTCGGTGATCCTATTCCCGTACCGAAGGGGCGGCGACTGATCTTCGCGTAGTCTCAGAATCCGTCGAACAAGCACATGGAGAGGGTCGTTATGAGCATCCCGAATACAAGGGAAAGGAAGGTTCGCCCAACCCATCCCGGAGAGATGCTTCGCGAGGATTTTCTTCCGGATTATGGGCTGACGGTGAGCGGATTTGCAAAGGCTCTGGGGGTGTCGCGCCAGACCGCCAACGAGTTGCTCCGCGAGCGTCGCGCCGTGAGTCCTCCTATGGCCTTGTGTCTTTCCCGGTTGTTCGGCACCAGCCCAGAGTTTTGGCTCAACGCTCAACGAGCCGTTGACCTTTGGGATGCGACAAAGTCGATTAAGAAGAGGATTGAGCGAATTACTCCGTTAAATGCCGCATAAACATGTCATCGTAACTTACAACAATGGACGTCATTCCCGCGAAGCTTGTCCCGGTACGTTTTAAGCCGGGAGCAGGAATCCAGAAAGGCGCTGGATTCCGGGTCAAGCACGGAATGACAAACTGCCTGAAACTGACCGCTGGGGACTAACTCAATGATCGTTATTTTGAAACCAAACGCGACTGAGGCCGAGATTGCCTTGGTCGTCAAGAAGATCGAAAGCTTTGGCTTGGCCGCCCACATCTCGAAAGGGACGGAGCGGACCATCATCGGCGCGATCGGCGACGAGCGGGTTCTGCAGGAGGGACCATTAGAGGCATTCCCCTTTGTGGAACAGGTCCTGCCTGTACTGAAGCCGTACAAACTGGCGAGCCGTGAATTCAAGCCCGACGGCTCGATTGTCAACGTCGACGGGGTGCTGGTTGGTGGCAAACAGGTCGTCGTCATGGCCGGGCCGTGCGCCGTCGAGAATCGGGATAACCTGCTGCAGGTCGCCAGGTGCGTGAAGGATGCCGGAGGGCACATCCTGCGAGGTGGCGCCTATAAGCCTCGGACCTCCCCGTATACCTTTCAAGGTCTTGGTGAAGAGGGGCTGGCCTATTTGTCAGAGGCCAAGAGGGAGACCGGCTTGCCGATCGCGACCGAGCTGATGGACGCCAGGGACGCCCCCCAGGTCTATCAGTGCGCCGATCTGATCCAGATCGGGGCGCGGAACATGCAGAACTTCAAGCTCCTGAAGGAGGTGGGGTGCCGTCGAAAGCCGGTCCTCTTGAAGCGGGGGCTGAGCTGTACCGTCAAAGATCTGTTGCTTGCGGCCGAGTACATCTTGTCGGAGGGCAACTACGACGTCATCCTGTGTGAACGCGGGATCAGGACCTTTGAAGACGCTACCCGTAACACCCTGGATCTGTCGGCGGTCCCCCTGATCAAGCGGCTTTCGCACCTGCCGGTGGTTGTCGACCCGAGCCATGCAACGGGCAAATGGCACCTGGTCTCGCCGATGGCCTTGGCTGCGGTGGCTGCCGGTGCCGACGGCATCATGGTAGAGATTCATCCCCACCCGGAGGAAGCCCTGTCCGATGGACCGCAGGCGCTGCTGCCCAGCACATTCGAGAAATTGATGGACGATCTCAGCAGGGTAGCCAAGGCCGTAGGGCGGTCGCTGTGACGATGGGATCAAGGCTGGAGTCTTCTGGTGCTACCGCCTCGTCGTCTTCACCCCTTGTGAAGCGACTGACGATCATTGGCTTGGGCCTGATCGGCGCAAGCGTGGGACTCGCCTGTCGCGCCCGTGGTCTGGCCGGAGAAATTCGTGGAGCCGACGAAGAGCCGGATCATTGCACACATGCTATCGCGCTGGGCATGGTAGATCAGGTCTTTTCGGACGCCGCGTCTGCTGTTGAGGGGGCCGACATGGTTGTTCTCGCCGTGCCGGTCGGCGCGATTGCCGATACGATCGAGCGGATCGCCCCGCATCTCGCTCCGGGTGCGGTGGTGACTGATGTGGGAAGCGTGAAAGGGCCGGTGGCGTCCGCAATGGAGCGATTGCTGCCGGGCGGCAACGGGGTTCCCGGCCACCCGATCGCCGGGCGTGAAACATCCGGGCCGCAGGCGGCAGCGGCCGAGCTGTTTGTTGGCGCGAAGTGCGCCCTCACGCCGAGCCGGTCGACCGATCCGGCTGCCGTGACGCGGGTACGCGCCCTATGGAGGGCCATAGGATCAGAGGTGCTGGAGATGAGTCC
The Candidatus Methylomirabilis sp. genome window above contains:
- a CDS encoding SprT family zinc-dependent metalloprotease, with protein sequence MKVATQHQTRLGGRRVDYRVMRSRAARKLRVRVGPNGVEVVQPTARDGEDVSAFLDSNKAWILDQLQRVDRLRNVRRPVQRRVGVILFRGELTQVRVETTETRGRGNIVDFIDGEIVVRRGAESQTPAARGLENWLRKQARAEIEKHLAITTTRIRQNSQRLYIMGQRTKWGNCSPERNLSFNWRLILAPEFVLRYLVTHEAVHLVVPDHSSKFWLTVQSLCPETEKAKQWLCRHQAQLTVDLGSVVKLATGLSGRANARGAIVSRGRGHRRISARALEESTSDHDWRRMPL
- a CDS encoding type II toxin-antitoxin system HicA family toxin, with product MSKDTVLERVLSRTSDANIRFDDLCHLLRSLGFEMRVHSSHHIFRKGGVEEKINLQREGSEAKPYQVRQVRAVILKYGLGGQTS
- a CDS encoding type II toxin-antitoxin system HicB family antitoxin — encoded protein: MNKYEIIIYWSEEDQVFVADVPELPGCSAHGATHEAALTNAQEAIRLWIDTAREFGDPIPVPKGRRLIFA
- a CDS encoding HigA family addiction module antitoxin, which encodes MSIPNTRERKVRPTHPGEMLREDFLPDYGLTVSGFAKALGVSRQTANELLRERRAVSPPMALCLSRLFGTSPEFWLNAQRAVDLWDATKSIKKRIERITPLNAA
- the aroF gene encoding 3-deoxy-7-phosphoheptulonate synthase; amino-acid sequence: MIVILKPNATEAEIALVVKKIESFGLAAHISKGTERTIIGAIGDERVLQEGPLEAFPFVEQVLPVLKPYKLASREFKPDGSIVNVDGVLVGGKQVVVMAGPCAVENRDNLLQVARCVKDAGGHILRGGAYKPRTSPYTFQGLGEEGLAYLSEAKRETGLPIATELMDARDAPQVYQCADLIQIGARNMQNFKLLKEVGCRRKPVLLKRGLSCTVKDLLLAAEYILSEGNYDVILCERGIRTFEDATRNTLDLSAVPLIKRLSHLPVVVDPSHATGKWHLVSPMALAAVAAGADGIMVEIHPHPEEALSDGPQALLPSTFEKLMDDLSRVAKAVGRSL
- a CDS encoding prephenate dehydrogenase/arogenate dehydrogenase family protein yields the protein MGSRLESSGATASSSSPLVKRLTIIGLGLIGASVGLACRARGLAGEIRGADEEPDHCTHAIALGMVDQVFSDAASAVEGADMVVLAVPVGAIADTIERIAPHLAPGAVVTDVGSVKGPVASAMERLLPGGNGVPGHPIAGRETSGPQAAAAELFVGAKCALTPSRSTDPAAVTRVRALWRAIGSEVLEMSPERHDEIFAAVSHLPHVVAYALMGAILDLAESGEDLRECAGGGLKDFTRVAMSHPVMWRDICLANRQPILEMIGRFQVALDQLTVMIRAEDGEGLYRKFERAKACRDGLNSINEVGDRKHTAQ